CGCGGGACTGCCAACCTTCAGAGCGAGCCTTTCTCGTCACGTTGGATCGCGCCGCAGGCATCCCTGGCAAACCAGCTAGTTCGGAGGCAGAATACCAAAACTTCATCTGGGGTAGAACGTGCTCTAACGTAACTGAAAGTCAAGATGACTCGTACAAGTCATCCTAGAACGCGATCGCGCCTCTATTTCTGTTTCTCTAGCTTCAGCAGAAAAACGCAAGTAATAGTTACATTTGATACATAAAAGTTTATAGCTGCATGAAGATAAAAAGCTAAAAACTATGTATATTCAAGTAAATAGCACGCTTGTAGAGAAAACTAGCTCTACTCGTTCGTGTATTAAAGCTTGCTAGCTTACGAGTAGGGAGCGCAACTAAATCACTAAAAAAAAGTAAGGTGACGAAATGCCTCCTTACCCACTACCAACCTTCAAAACTACTGTCATTGCACTGACTTGAGGCTGTCAATACTTCTAGTAAATAAATCGGTGAAGATACTCAGAACCGGACGCGATCGCACTTTGACATTTGTGCTAACCGATATCCCCAATTGTAGTGACACGCTTCGCCATACTCACCACTACCTTTTTTCAAACCGTGCATCATTTGTATATATTCGTCACTTATTACACGAAGTTGTTTGAGCCGTGTTACCGAGATGGGTGGTTAGTGGAATTGAACGGTGTATCCTAGTTTGGTCAGTTTATTCATTACCGATCGCTAATTCTTCTCGGCTTTTTCTTTGAGGGTAAATTTCTGGAAATTAATGTGCGCCAGCTCGTACCTCAAATGAAAACACAGCCCTAATTAACTTGACTCGTTCATCCAAACTAGGTGTGTCAACAAATCATCAGTTGACGAGACTTGCTAGTGCCGTGACAAGAGCTGCTGCCCAAAGTCCAAAATCTGGGTGCTGATGACTATAGTATTGTGCTGCTGTCATTCCAGCCGATCTCAAATAAATGACAATACCACTTTGATCGAGAAGATAGGAAGATAGTTACGGTTGAAAATCGCTCTAAATCTTCTATAGTTTAAGTTATGGCGGCATGATACTCATCTCAAGAGTTATATGATTACCCTACCTGGTATCATCATCCAAGCCAAGCTTTATGAAAGTTCAGCAACTCTTGTGTATCGGGGGATTGGAGAGCAAGATCGTCGTGCAGTTGTCGCTAAAGTCCTCAAGCAAGATTATCCCTCCTCCCAAGAATTAACCCGCTACAGGCAAGAATATGAAATTACTCGTTCCCTCAACCTAGAAGGTGCGATCGAGGCATACAGCCAGCAAGACTATCAACACACGCTGATCATCCTTCTAGAAGACTTTAGCGGCGAGTCTTTAGAACGCTGGCGACAGCAGCAATCGGACTTCTACCCCATGCCTAGTGCGAATTTTCTGAGGCTGGCGATCGCCATTACCGATATTTTAGGCAAAATTCATGCCGCTAATGTGATTCATAAAAATACCAACTCAAGCAATATCGTCCTGAATCCGAATACTGGCGTTGTCAAAATTATTGATTTTGGGATTGCTACTCGCTTCAGCCGCACCAATCCAACGTTTAAAAGTCTCCATCTTCTAGAAGGAACCCTTGCCTACTTATTAAATCGGTAATAAAAGGTACGAAAAGAAGTCTAGGTTTTTCAAAGGTTCCAGCTTCAAAAATGCACTCTCAATTATTGCCGGAGTAATAGGTAGAACAAATGAATTTCGGAACGTGTTGCGAGTAGACATCGGTGATTTCACCTCCTGAAAAAATGGGAAAAGCTGTTGAATGTAGTTCATTGGCAGCAAACTTAGGAATTAATCAACATATACGATTTCATCTTCTTTGCGCCAAGCAGGGTCTACGATACATAGAAATACCAAAGGTTCAACACCATAATTCCGAACAAATTGCTGAGAATTGGGTGGAATATAAACTGTGTCACCTGCTTCTATTGTCTCAATTTCACTGTCTATATGCATTTCTCCTTCACCGCTGAGGATGTAGTAGACTTCAGAGGTCTTTAAAGAATGCGGTTTAGAAGTTTCTCCTGCTGGTAGAATAGCGTGCGCTAAACTGTAGCTTAAGAGCTGATTTATAAAGTAAAAATCAAGCAGCTAGTCGTCTCAGCATCAGCCGTACCATAGCAGCGTAGACCATAGATTCACTTATTTCCGGTAGGAGTTCATAATCCTTACTTAGTCGTCGATAGCGTCCTAGCCAGCCAAAAGTTCGTTCAACTACCCATCTTCTGGGCAAAACTTCAAACCCATCTGTAATCCGCTTAACTATTTCTACTTCTGCACCGCAGACTACCATTACAGCTTGTGCAAAATTCTCTCCACTGTAGCCACTATCTGCCCAAATTAGCTCTAAAGACTTAGAGTTATAGCACTCTTCTAGCAATGCCACTATTGCTCCTAATCGTTCTGAAGCATTAGCTTCGGTGATTACTACACCCATTAGTAGTCCTTGAGGATCTACTACGACATGGCGTTTGCGACCTTTAACTAGCTTGCCGCCATCAAAGCCGGATACTTCCCCTTTTTTTCCGTCGTTTTTACGGACTGGCTATCCACAATTGCAGCAGTAGCTTGATGAGATTTGCCCAGCTTCATCCGTACTTGTTCACGTAAGGCAAGATTTATCTGCTGCCAAATTCCTCGTTTTTGCCAACGCCGAAAGTAATAATAAACCGTTGAATAGGGTGGGAAGTCATGTGGTAGCATCTCCCAAGCACAGCCAGTTTTCAGCAAATAAAAGATGGCATTTACTACCTCACGCATATCCACAGTACGTGGATGTCCTCCTGGTCTTACAGGTGGAATTAATGGTTCAATGATTTGCCATTCTCGATCGGTTAAATCACTTTTGTAAGCTTTTCTACTCATGAGGCAATGCTTTGGGCTACTGTCTTGTCATAGTAAAAGCCTCTTGCCTCCATTCTCGCTGCTTTCAACTTTTCTTTATAAATGACCTCTAACTCAAAAGGTTGCTTATCAGGATGCAAAAGCTCTCTCAATTTAGTACCATCTCCAGCAGCAAAGGTTTTACGTTCACTCAATTTTTGAATCAGCATTGATTAGACTCCTGAATACAACAAGGATGAACGATTTATTGACACGTCTTGAATTTCAGATTTCATGCACAAAAACAGAGTAGTAGGGTGGGCATCGTCCACCATTTTGTAAAACCCTTCACAGTAAGGTTTTGTGGGCACTGCCCACCCTACTGGCTTTTGCAAATCATTTACGCCGCGCTGCTGGTTTCATTCTTGACCTCGGTTTTGATTACGAAAGCTCTTAATTCGACCATCTTGTCGCCGCGAAAACGCCAGATATCGCAGTACGAGAATCAGCCACCTTCCCGTCTTAGGTTTAAGCGGCATAACGTTCCCGCTTACCGGACGCAGATCGCCTGTGCTTGTGACCAACAACCTATATTCGTTCTGGTGCAGAGGGTTTGTTAGCTGGTTTTTGTTGCATCGAACATGGAACTTTATGAGTTCAACGTCTTTTCAATCCGGCGATCGGGAATGAGCCACAGGACTGCAACCAAAACGTATAATGCACAGGCAAGCCAAGAAGTTGCAAAAGCAAGTGGAATTGCAACTGCATAAATCAATACCGATAACTTGCCTTTAAGATCCCGACCCAGAGCGTTCGCAAGTGTGGAACCTTGACCGTGGTGAAAAATCAGCGTGCGGGTCAGAGTGAAGTAGGCGATCGCAGCCAACAATAGAACCACACCATAAAGCGCCACAGGCAACGCCGCAAAGTTATTTTCACCCATCCATGCGGTGACAAAGGGGAATAATGATAACCAGAACAGCAAATATAGGTTTGCCCACAAAGTTGAACCATTCACTTGTCGGGCTGCCTGAAACAGGTGATGGTGATTGTTCCAGTAGATACCAACATGTACAAAGCTCAACACATAGCTTAGAAAGGTTGGAATCAGTGAACGTAGCGCAGCTAAATCTGACTCATGAGGTATTTTCAACTCCAGCACCATAATGGTGATAATAATAGCAATTACCCCATCACTGAATGCTTCTAACCTACCTTTAACCATTTTTGGGTGTGCTCCTTGTCTGCTTACCGCGTTGTGTAACTTTCAGCAATTTGCAATTTGTTAGCCTTACACGGTTGGAGTATGCTCTAGCGCAACTCGATCCCAATGTCCTAAGTTGGCTGCTGCTTCATAGGTGCTTTGGAAAAAAGCAAGGAGCATTGCATCTGGATCGTCAGCTTGTCTCACTGCTTCATAGGGTAGGATAAACTCTTGCATCTGGGAGCTATAAAAAGCTTCTCTGGGTTGGATCGGGTAATCTCGAAACCCTTCCGACGTAGGGTAAGCGTAAGCGTAAAAAACAGGCTCCACAATTGACCCACCCCCTGGCCAAAAGCCGCAACTACTAACTTCGTGTGAATAGGCTTCGCGCGTGACCCAATCTGCCATATTCGGAACCCCACCGGGATGTTCTGGCGCACGACGACCAGAGAAACGAGTCACAGCCAAGTCAAAACTGCCCCAAAAGAAATGCACAGGGCTGGATTTACCAATAAACTGCGAACGAAATAAGGTCATGACCCGATCGACTTGCACGAGAATTCGCCAGAACCGTTGTGCATATTCCGGATCGTAAGCGGCGTGTTGCTCATCCCTATCGAACGGGATTAGTTCTGACACTTCTTGCGGCATCGTCCAGATTCGGACTTCGATACCGATGTTGCTCAATGTGGTCAGCACGGTTTGATAAAAATCTGCAACAGAGCGAGGAGCCAATGCAATTCTTTTAGTAATGCCGTCGCTAGTGTCAATTTGTAGTTGATGGTCGAGAAAATCAAAGCTAATTTGAAAGTTACGAGTTTTGTAAGGGATTGAAGCGGTTGTCAGTCCACGCGGTGTGACATAGAGAGTAGACTGCCACCAGTGATTGAGTTTAGGAGCCAATGCCAACCGAATTTTACCAATGACTTGTGTCCATAAATGGACAGTTGTATATGTATCCTGCCAGGCTGCTAGGGGCAAACTGGGCCAAACAATGTCAATGGGAGTACTTTGAACAGAAACTGCCATAAGAAGCCTCCACTTGAAGAAAATATGCTAAAAAATGAGAAGAGAATCTAGATGAAATCAGAATCGCCATCAATAGTCTTTCCCCTGTTCATCTGCAAAACACCATAACCACTGCTCTCCCAGTTCAGCCGAGCTAACTACTGCATGACTTGTTGCCTCATAATGACGGCGAGCATGTTGATGCTCAGAAGAATCACAGCACAGCATTTTGCCACAGGTTTGGCAAATCCGCAGGTGTACCCAACGGCTATTTATTTTCATGCACTCTTCACAACGAAATACGGGATAGACTGCTTTAGAAATCAGGTTTTCCGCAGTTAGATTGTTGAGATGTTCGCAGGTCATAGTTTTTTGGTATCCTTGATAGGAGACAGCGGTGAACAGAATGATTGAGGCTGATGTGAAACCTGAAATTAGGTGTTCTATTCTTTTATCAAGACGCTACGCGATCGGAATAACAGCTGCAACCAATTGGTAAAGTTTGAGCCTGGCCATTCTGATAGGGTGACGCTCACAATTGGCATAAATTTCCTCCCTAACTTACATACAAGCTTTACGATGTTTGCTTCCAGAAACAATCTACCTATCGGAATAGCTTCATTCTTTAATTGCTCGACTCCCAGCTTTCTAATACCAATTCATTGACAACTTTACAGCTTGACCATCGTTGGTTCGTGACTGTGCAGGTTAGCGAACTGGAAGGGCTGATAGTCGATCGGGAGAAGAACGCTATCTTTGGGTGTGAGAAGCGCCTGAAGTCCAGTCTTGCTCATGGTTGTTTCCTCCTTTGTCCTTGGTTGGATTTCTGACATCTGAATCTCTCCTCTGTTCAAGTGGATGCTTTAACGGAGCGAGGGCAGTTTCTCTATCGGCGCGTCCTTCTCCTCAGCGTAGTCGCCGAATCACTCCGTTGCCGCTTGTGCAAAATTCACGGAACAATTGCAGTCACGCGGATTTCAATCCGCATTGTTGGAAGTGCAAGAGCCGCGACTCCTACCTCTGTCCAAATTGGGGCGTGGCTGGGCATGTAATGACGAAATAGCTTGACCATCACATCGTTAACCTCTGGGGGAAACCCGCCAACATGGTAAGAATTGATGTGGACAACATGATCCCAACCCGCACCAGCAGTCGCCAAGGTTCGCTCTACGTTCCGAAATGCCTGAGCAATCTCGTCCGCAAGCGATTCGGGAATTTGCAGATTGTCATCCCAGCCACCTTGACCTGATATCTCTACTCGATCGTCAATTTTTACCGCTTGCGAGTAGTGCAATCTACTCAGCATGTATTCCCCATAACCAGGGGTGACAAAAAACTCTGGCTTTTTCATGGTGTTCCTATTGATGAAAAGCTTGCTCTAACATTTAGTTGCTATGACTAGCACGATCGATTAGTGTATTCGAGGGCAAGTTCCGATTCATCAATTTACGCGCACTATCAACGCCCACAACAGGCAGTTTTTCAGCATCCAACAAGCCGATTTGAACCAAGACACTCGCCTGATCCCAGTAGAGGTGTTCATGGGCTATCTTGCCATCACGAAACCGAATAATCCCCACCACTGGCACTTCAACCCGTTTAAGAGTCGGAGCAACGCCAGGGATCATCCAGTCCATCTGAATCGTATGCGTGAACTTAGCCACCATTTCATCAACGAGTCGATCCGTCCCGATCGTGCGCGAAATCGGAACTAGCTCGAGGTCTGGCGGAATCTGGGGAATGAAGTCTTTGGAATAAAACTCACCCACTGCTGCTTTTCCGACTCCCCCAGTCATCACTGGAACGTTATTCACATAAGCGTCCTCAACCATCGTAGCGAGAGCATCTTCAGGGCTGTGAGTACCAAACTCGTGCCCGATATGCTCTTGCCAGACCGCTTGCAAGGCTGACTGAGCGGGTGTCAGGCTTGGAGTTGCCTGTACTGCCTGTTTGTCTGCTGTTTGCTCTTTGACCATGTTGAATTCTCCTAAGTTCTATCTAAACTGCATTGATTCCAATGCTTTACTTCTTTGAGATCCTTACAATGATTCGTCAGATTCTTACGAGTTGCGCGTCTATCCAGCACATCACACCCAGGGTGCCTGTCCGCTGGATGCGGTGAGTTCAAGACGCTACGCGATGGTGATGGAAAGACGGATTGCGGACTCGTCAGCCGTAGTGGTGGTTTGAGCTGTTTGTGAATTCATAGTTTTGAGCGATTGGATTAGAGTGATGCGGTTGCCTCAATTTCAGGTGCATAAATCGTCTCGTCTTCTTTGCGCCAAGCTGGATCGACTAGACAAACGAAAACAATGGGTTCGTCGCCGTAGTTGTGAAGGAACTGCAAGTGGGTGATCTTGAAGATTCTGCCCGACACCCGGCAAATCAAAAACTACAGGAATGCCTACTGCCCGCAGATGTTCAGCTGGTCCAATTCCAGAAAGCATGAGCAGTTTAGGAGAATCGAAGGCGCCAGCACTCAAAATCACTTCCCAGTTGACCCTAACTTGAT
Above is a window of Chroococcidiopsis sp. SAG 2025 DNA encoding:
- a CDS encoding RidA family protein, whose translation is MKKPEFFVTPGYGEYMLSRLHYSQAVKIDDRVEISGQGGWDDNLQIPESLADEIAQAFRNVERTLATAGAGWDHVVHINSYHVGGFPPEVNDVMVKLFRHYMPSHAPIWTEVGVAALALPTMRIEIRVTAIVP
- a CDS encoding IS5 family transposase (programmed frameshift) — translated: MSRKAYKSDLTDREWQIIEPLIPPVRPGGHPRTVDMREVVNAIFYLLKTGCAWEMLPHDFPPYSTVYYYFRRWQKRGIWQQINLALREQVRMKLGKSHQATAAIVDSQSVKNDGKKGEVSGFDGGKLVKGRKRHVVVDPQGLLMGVVITEANASERLGAIVALLEECYNSKSLELIWADSGYSGENFAQAVMVVCGAEVEIVKRITDGFEVLPRRWVVERTFGWLGRYRRLSKDYELLPEISESMVYAAMVRLMLRRLAA
- a CDS encoding ester cyclase, yielding MVKEQTADKQAVQATPSLTPAQSALQAVWQEHIGHEFGTHSPEDALATMVEDAYVNNVPVMTGGVGKAAVGEFYSKDFIPQIPPDLELVPISRTIGTDRLVDEMVAKFTHTIQMDWMIPGVAPTLKRVEVPVVGIIRFRDGKIAHEHLYWDQASVLVQIGLLDAEKLPVVGVDSARKLMNRNLPSNTLIDRASHSN
- a CDS encoding DUF5996 family protein: MAVSVQSTPIDIVWPSLPLAAWQDTYTTVHLWTQVIGKIRLALAPKLNHWWQSTLYVTPRGLTTASIPYKTRNFQISFDFLDHQLQIDTSDGITKRIALAPRSVADFYQTVLTTLSNIGIEVRIWTMPQEVSELIPFDRDEQHAAYDPEYAQRFWRILVQVDRVMTLFRSQFIGKSSPVHFFWGSFDLAVTRFSGRRAPEHPGGVPNMADWVTREAYSHEVSSCGFWPGGGSIVEPVFYAYAYPTSEGFRDYPIQPREAFYSSQMQEFILPYEAVRQADDPDAMLLAFFQSTYEAAANLGHWDRVALEHTPTV
- a CDS encoding UBP-type zinc finger domain-containing protein — protein: MTCEHLNNLTAENLISKAVYPVFRCEECMKINSRWVHLRICQTCGKMLCCDSSEHQHARRHYEATSHAVVSSAELGEQWLWCFADEQGKDY
- a CDS encoding TMEM175 family protein — encoded protein: MVKGRLEAFSDGVIAIIITIMVLELKIPHESDLAALRSLIPTFLSYVLSFVHVGIYWNNHHHLFQAARQVNGSTLWANLYLLFWLSLFPFVTAWMGENNFAALPVALYGVVLLLAAIAYFTLTRTLIFHHGQGSTLANALGRDLKGKLSVLIYAVAIPLAFATSWLACALYVLVAVLWLIPDRRIEKTLNS